One genomic window of Salmo salar chromosome ssa12, Ssal_v3.1, whole genome shotgun sequence includes the following:
- the LOC106565263 gene encoding LOW QUALITY PROTEIN: casein kinase II subunit alpha (The sequence of the model RefSeq protein was modified relative to this genomic sequence to represent the inferred CDS: inserted 1 base in 1 codon), with protein sequence MPGPVQSRARVYTDVNTXPAQEYWDYESHVVEWGNQDDFQLVRKLGRGKYSEVFEAINITNNEKVVVKILKPVKKKKIKREIKILENLRGGPNIISLKDIVKDPVSRTPALVFEHVNNTDFKQLYQTLTDYDIRFYMFEILKALDYCHSMGIMHRDVKPHNVMIDHEHRKLRLIDWGLAEFYHPGQEYNVRVASRYFKGPELLVDYQMYDYSLDMWSLGCMLASMIFRKEPFFHGHDNYDQLVRIAKVLGTEDLYDYIDKYNIELEPRFNDILGRHSRKRWERFVHSENQHLVSPEALDFLDKLLRYDHQARLTAHEAMDHPYYYTIVKDQGRMPGSANPPGGNTAVSTANMVPGISALPAATALGTLTGSPVLSAATNALSTPVPAAVSAPQ encoded by the exons ATGCCAGGACCCGTGCAGAGTCGGGCCCGTGTGTACACAGATGTCAACA CACCGGCCCAGGAGTACTGGGACTACGAGTCCCATGTTGTGGAATGGGG AAATCAAGATGACTTCCAGTTGGTGCGGAAGCTTGGGCGCGGGAAGTACAGTGAAGTGTTTGAAGCAATCAACATCACCAACAACGAGAAGGTTGTGGTGAAAATACTTAAG CCcgtcaagaagaagaaaatcaaGCGTGAAATTAAGATCCTGGAGAACCTCCGTGGAGGCCCTAACATCATCTCCCTCAAAGACATCGTCAAAGACCCAGTG TCTCGGACACCCGCCTTGGTCTTTGAACATGTCAACAACACTGACTTCAAG CAATTGTACCAGACCCTAACAGACTATGACATCCGGTTTTACATGTTCGAGATCCTCAAG GCCCTGGACTACTGCCACAGCATGGGAATCATGCACAGGGATGTGAAACCCCACAACGTGATGATTGATCACGAACACCGAAAG CTGCGCCTTATTGACTGGGGTCTGGCTGAGTTCTACCACCCGGGACAGGAGTACAACGTCCGAGTGGCTTCTCGCTACTTCAAAGGACCTGAGCTTCTGGTCGACTATCAG ATGTATGACTACAGTCTGGACATGTGGAGCTTGGGCTGCATGTTGGCCAGCATGATCTTCAGGAAGGAGCCTTTCTTCCACGGTCACGACAACTACGACCAG TTGGTAAGAATAGCCAAGGTGTTGGGAACGGAAGACCTGTATGACTACATCGACAAGTACAACATTGAGCTGGAGCCTCGGTTCAATGACATTCTGGGAAG ACACTCTCGGAAGCGGTGGGAGCGCTTCGTCCACAGTGAGAACCAGCACCTGGTCAGCCCCGAGGCCCTGGACTTCCTGGACAAGCTGCTGCGCTATGACCATCAGGCCCGGCTGACCGCCCACGAGGCCATGGATCACCCTTACTACT ATACTATTGTGAAAGACCAGGGTCGCATGCCAGGGTCGGCTAACCCGCCCGGCGGAAATACAGCTGTAAGCACAGCCAACATGGTCCCTG GTATATCTGCCTTGCCAGCTGCTACTGCCCTGGGCACCCTCACCGGCTCGCCCGTCCTCTCTGCTGCCACCAACGCCCTGAGCACCCCTGTGCCCGCCGCCGTTAGTGCCCCCCAGTGA
- the LOC106565262 gene encoding transcription factor 15: MAFTMLRPVATHPFSSYPPDLNMISDDEENRSESDGSSDQSYECCASSDKTCRQLSRMVGVGGVVVVKQRNTANARERDRTQSVNTAFTALRTLIPTEPVDRKLSKIETLRLASSYISHLANVLMLGDGREDGQPCLSAVYHAQGHGDRKQPRTICTFCLSNQRKGGKDGRCCLKMRGASALRMSRK; this comes from the exons ATGGCTTTTACCATGCTTCGGCCGGTGGCAACTCACCCCTTCTCCTCCTACCCTCCTGATCTCAACATGATCTCGGATGACGAGGAGAACCGCAGCGAGAGCGACGGCAGCTCTGACCAGAGCTATGAATGCTGTGCCTCTTCAGATAAGACTTGTCGGCAGCTTTCCCGCATGGTGGGAGTCGGTGGGGTTGTTGTGGTCAAACAGCGCAACACAGCCAACGCCAGGGAGCGAGACCGGACCCAGAGCGTCAACACCGCCTTCACCGCGCTCCGGACACTCATACCCACGGAGCCGGTGGACAGAAAGCTCTCCAAAATTGAAACGCTCCGGTTGGCGTCCAGCTACATCTCACACTTGGCCAACGTTCTGATGCTTGGTGACGGGCGTGAGGATGGGCAGCCGTGCCTGAGTGCAGTGTACCACGCGCAAGGACATGGAGACAGGAAGCAACCCAGAACTATCTGCACCTTTTGCTTGAGCAACCAGCGAAAAGGG GGGAAAGATGGTCGGTGTTGTCTGAAAATGCGTGGAGCCAGTGCACTACGAATGAGCCGAAAATAG